A window from Mytilus galloprovincialis chromosome 8, xbMytGall1.hap1.1, whole genome shotgun sequence encodes these proteins:
- the LOC143043829 gene encoding techylectin-5B-like has translation MLSYLVSNNTWEVYKQGFGNVTGEFWLGNEAIHLISTNGKHKLHIGLELRNGSRFYADYFLFKVNNESSQYLLNVTGYSGTADDAMDNVHSAYRANGAPFSTSDRVNNKNTCVKAFGGWWYVGCSISNLNGAYVHGEMGRLLCLRMLVGTRVSP, from the exons ATGTTAAGCTACCTTGTTAGTAATAATACTTGGGAAGTATATAAACAAGGTTTTGGAAATGTGACAGGAGAATTTTGGCTAG GAAATGAGGCAATACATTTAATATCAACAAATGGAAAACACAAGTTACATATTGGTTTAGAATTGAGAAACGGAAGCCGATTTTACGCAGATTACTTTTTGTTCAAAGTAAATAATGAAAGCAGTCAATATTTACTGAATGTTACAGGCTACAGTGGAACAGCAG ATGACGCCATGGACAATGTTCATTCGGCGTATAGAGCGAATGGTGCTCCATTTTCAACAAGTGACAgagtaaataataaaaatacttgCGTCAAGGCATTTGGTGGTTGGTGGTATGTTGGATGTAGTATATCTAATCTTAATG GAGCTTATGTACATGGTGAAATGGGAAGGTTACTCTGTTTACGAATGCTCGTGGGAACCAGAGTCTCACCTTAA